The Coraliomargarita sinensis genome has a segment encoding these proteins:
- a CDS encoding transposase has protein sequence MNRQRYTAEFKQEAVKLILIDGTPVKEVSQQLGVPEGVLYSWKQ, from the coding sequence ATGAATAGACAACGCTATACTGCCGAGTTCAAACAGGAGGCAGTCAAACTGATATTAATCGACGGGACCCCGGTGAAGGAGGTTTCGCAGCAATTGGGAGTGCCTGAAGGGGTTCTTTACAGCTGGAAGCAGA